CATGTTAAAGCCCAACGCGGTCGCATCCACTTCGATCGGCAGTCTCGTTCGCTGACCATGGTGACGTTCGCTCTGGCTGGCTTCTCCAACCTGGGCTCCCTGGGCATCCAGCTGTCCGCCTGGTCCACCTGGGGACAGCGGCGTCTGGAGGACCTGTCGGCGATCGGGATGCGGGCGGTGGCCGCCGGTGCCCTCTGCGACTTCATGACCGCCTGCGTGGCAGGTATTGCGCCTCTCTGTAAAACCTTCAGCGCTCGCACCTCGCTCGAGTCGCAGTTGAGATAACGCAGGCATCTGATACGGGCAGTCCCAGTCGAGAGATAGTGAAGTATAACGAAGTGACTGTTTATTCCGCGCGAGAACAAACGGAATTCACTTCGGCAACTGCCTGGCCAGCGAACGAGCGTTTTGTACTTAGACTGACCGGAAAACTCAACTGTATGCATAGGCCTGAAGGAAACAATAAACTGAGAAGCTAAAAAAAGTGACAGTTTAATTATCTTAGGCAAGTAAATTTGGCTCCTCACATCCCCTCGACTGTGGTTTATTCGCAAAGTTGTCAGACACCAACGAAGAAAATTATTATGCTGTTGCGCACGCACTTCAACAACGTGAATGTCAGTCGAGCAGGATGCATGCTATTAATTCTCGCTGAGTGCTCAGTGCTTGTGCGTAGGAAACGTTAGCACACACGTGACACTGCAGATCGGAATTAAGGCAAGGCcaaggaggaaggaaaatataggaagGAGCATACCGCAACACGATTATCGCGGACTGTGGTGGCACAACACGTGATAAAAAACGTCACAGCACGGAGcatacgtcagagcgcgcggtaggttttagtactcccggttggtCTTTT
The DNA window shown above is from Dermacentor silvarum isolate Dsil-2018 chromosome 1, BIME_Dsil_1.4, whole genome shotgun sequence and carries:
- the LOC119453580 gene encoding solute carrier family 28 member 3-like isoform X1, whose product is MTIIPRHVKAQRGRIHFDRQSRSLTMVTFALAGFSNLGSLGIQLSAWSTWGQRRLEDLSAIGMRAVAAGALCDFMTACVAGALTPTSIPFDTTMFNTTEFLDS
- the LOC119453580 gene encoding putative nucleoside permease NupX isoform X2; protein product: MVAFMELSSYAQARLISSRSLTMVTFALAGFSNLGSLGIQLSAWSTWGQRRLEDLSAIGMRAVAAGALCDFMTACVAGALTPTSIPFDTTMFNTTEFLDS